Below is a window of Mycobacterium dioxanotrophicus DNA.
AGGCCGAGCGCAGCGACGACGGGACCTGTGTGCCCGCCCGCCAGCTGCCCAGTACCGGGGTGGTCGCGGGGTTCAGTCCGAAGGGCAGCCGCGCGCGCGAACCGTTGACGCCTGCCGCGGCGGTGGTCCCGCCCTCGGTGCCGCCTTCGCTGGCGGTCGTGGTGCCCGATTCGGTGTCGGCGAAGTTGGTGGAGCCGGGCTGTTCCATCACCGGGTCCGCCGAGACGTCCGACGGGATGCCGTTGGGGGTGAAGCCCTGTGAGGTGACCGCGCCGAGCGCCTGACCGGACGGCTGGTCGACGGGCGTCAGCGCGCCCGCGTTGGTGTTCTCCTCGACCATCACGTCGCTGGCCAGCCCGCAGGTCTTACCGGTCAGCGCCTCCAGGTTGGAGCGGCCCACCGACCAGGCCGGGTACTGGTCGGTCATGGCCAGCGTCAGCGACACGACCTCGAACATCACCAGTACCCAGGTGGCGATCGCGAGCGGCGCTTGCGCCAGCCGCTGCCATCGGCCCGGCGGCCCGTCGGGGGACTCGTCGCGTCCGGTGAAGTGGAACCACGCGGCCAGCAGCAGGGCCAGCACCGAGAAGCCCAGCAGGATCGTGGTGAAGCCGAAGTGCCACTGCGGGAACGAGTTCGACCACGGCACCCCGAAGTTGGAGACGTACCACCAACCGTTGACGGTCGCGAACGACAGTGCCGTCACGAACAACACCGCGGCGCCGAACATGGCCCGGTTGCGGCGGGACTTCATCGCCGCGGCGGTCACCGCCACGGCGGCCAGTGCGCCCAGCGAGCCCGCCAGCCCGGCGAACACGCCGAAGTGATGCGTCCACTTGGTGGGGGTGAACATCATCGCGAAGAACGAGATGATCGTGATGCCGATGATGCGCCGGCTCGGGCCCGCCGCGGTGCCGGGCACGCGGCCCTTGCGCAGCGACATGGCGACCGAAACGGCAAGCGCCAGAAGCAGAGTCAGCACGCCGAAGCGTCGGGCCACGGAGCCGTCCGGGCTGGTGGTGAACAGCCGCTCATAGCGGATGTGCTCGTCGAACCAGGCCAGGCTCGGGCCCACGGTGGACTTGAAGGAACTGGCCTGGATCTCGCCGACCAGGGTCTGGTCCCGGAAGATCAGGATGATGGTGACCGTGCATGCGGCCAGGATCGGTGCCAGCAGCGCCAGATGCCCGAAGCGCGAAGTATGCCGGGCCACAATGGTTTTCAGCGGTCCGACGGCTACCAGCAGGGCGCCGACGGCGGCGATGCCGGTGGGCCCGGAGAACAGGGTCAACGCGCCGATGATGATGGCGATGGCGACCGGCAGCATCCGGTTGGTGGCCACGCCGCGTTCCACCGAACACCACGTCAGCAGGATGCCGAGGGCGATGATCGGCTCGGGGCGCAGCCCGTTGTTCAGCGGCAGCCAGAACGCCAGGAACAATCCGGCCGCGGTCCAGGCCGCTGCCCGGCTCTGTTTGACCGCATGTCCGAGTCGCGGGATGACCTCGCGGCTGATCACCCACCAACAGGCCAGGGCCATCAGCAACGTCGGCAACCGCAGCCACACGCTGGCGGTGCTGACGTGCGCCCACAGCGCCAGCAGGTCGTAGTACCAGCCGAACGGCGCCTCGGGAGTGCCGAACCAGCGGTAGTAGTTCGCCATGTAGCCGGCGTGTTCGGACACCCGGGCCATGGTGAGGATGTAGCCGTCGTCGGAGGTGTTGGCGCCGACGAAATGCCACCACACCAGCACGGCGCTGACCAGGCCGTCCAGCAGCGACACCGACCACCAGCGCGGGGGCAGGAAGCGGCGCTGTCTGACGCCGTCGGCGGCGTCGAGCACGTGCAGCGCGCCGAGGGCCACGACTGTCATGACGACGCCGATGATCATCGCCAGCATCTTGAGCAGCGTGGGCGAGCTGCTATACCGCGTGTCGATGGTGGCCGAGAACGTCAAACCCTGCGGGGCGGGGCCGGACAGATCGGTGAAGACACCGATGATCTGCGGGCGGAAGTCGTAGCCGCCGCGCTCACCGCGCAGCGGCGCGTTGGGATCGCGGGACGGATCGCTCGACGGTCCCTGGGTGAGCCCGACGAATTCGCCGGTCACCTTGTCGGCGTGCGCGGTGAAGGTCAGGTACTTGCATGCCGGGCTGAGCACCCGGTCCAGCGGGGCGCTGACCACGGGGGTGTTGCGGACGATGACCAGCAGGTCGTTGTTGACGCGTTCGATGAGCAGTCCGCGGTCGACGGCCTTGGGTGCCTGCTTGGGCACGGTCGACAGCAGCACGGTGCGGTCGCGGTTGTCCGGGCCGGCGAGCCCCGCGGCGGCTTGGCAGGGCACGTTGATGGTCAGGTCGGTCGCGACGTACCCGATCAGTGGCGCGTTGACGCTCTGCCAGGTGCCGTTCTGCGGCCAGTTGAGCTGCGCTGTGGTCTGCGTGACCGGCAGCAGCGGGGTGGCGATGGCCATGATCGCGCCGAGCAGACCGGCGACGATGGCGATCAGTCGCGCTGTCCGGTGGTTGGCGCCCGTGGCGATCACGGGGTTTGATGCTATCGGCGCGTCAACGGCCATCGGGAGTCGCTTTCTGGTCAGGCTTGCGGATGGCCAGCACGAATGGCCCGACATCCGACAGGTCGAACCGCGGATCGTGGAACAGCGCCGAGTTCAGTTCGACGTGGTAGCGGCGCACGTTGGGCTGGTTCGGGTAGACATCGGAGGCCAGCCGCAGGGTGTAGGTGTCGCCCGCGCCGCGGCGCATGAGGAACACCGTGGGTGCTTTCCAGGGCAGCTCGTCGAGCGCCTTGATGAACTGGTCGGCGGTGCTCAGCGTGCCCCAGCCCTCGATGGTGCCCGCGCGTTCCTTGAACTGGGCCAGCGGGTTGGCGTAGTGCGACGTCAGCCCCTGGAATCCGTAGTAGGGGTAGTACGACAGGAAGCTGTAGTCGGCGGTGAGCACCACGGTCTGGTTGCGGGGGACACCCGTGACCTCGAGGATCTTGGCGTCGACCGCGCGGTAGTACTGCTCGGCGCCGGGCGGACGACGGTCGGCGCGCACCCCGGTGCCGTCGGTGTCGGTGTAGGCCACGTTGATGTCGGGACGCAGCACGTCGGGGATGTCCTGACTGAAGGTCAGCCCGCCGATCGTGCCGATCGTCGCGGCCACCGCGATGATGCGCCGCCGCGTTTCCGGCTGGTAGCGGCGGGCGATCGCGAGCGTCGCCTCGATGAACCCGAACGCACCCGCGGTGGTCAACAGCACGGTCAACATGGACTGCAGCCGGAACGACAACAGGGTGGTGCCGACGAGCGTGGTCAGCATCGACAGCAGCGACCACGCGTAGATCGCGAGCACGCCGAAGGCCAGCGCGGCGGCCCGGGTAGAAGTGCGGGCCCGCACCACCAGCCACAGTGTGCCGACCATGCACAGCGCGCCGAGCAGCGTGAAGCTCAGCATCGGGAAGGTCAGCTGGGCTCCGGCGTCGGGTAGATAGTGCTGAGCGGTGCCCTTGTCGGCGGGGTGGCCCTTGGCCGCGGCCAGCAGGTACGGCGCCCAGCTGATCAGGGCGATCAGCCCGGAGATCGCGGCGATGACCACGAGGCGTAGCAGCGGATCCCAATGCCTGCGCGCGGCCGCGAGCAGCATGCCCATGATGGCCAGCGTGAAGGCGCAGTAGACGAACAGCAGGGTGTAGAACAGGGCGGCGACGCCGA
It encodes the following:
- a CDS encoding arabinosyltransferase domain-containing protein; amino-acid sequence: MAVDAPIASNPVIATGANHRTARLIAIVAGLLGAIMAIATPLLPVTQTTAQLNWPQNGTWQSVNAPLIGYVATDLTINVPCQAAAGLAGPDNRDRTVLLSTVPKQAPKAVDRGLLIERVNNDLLVIVRNTPVVSAPLDRVLSPACKYLTFTAHADKVTGEFVGLTQGPSSDPSRDPNAPLRGERGGYDFRPQIIGVFTDLSGPAPQGLTFSATIDTRYSSSPTLLKMLAMIIGVVMTVVALGALHVLDAADGVRQRRFLPPRWWSVSLLDGLVSAVLVWWHFVGANTSDDGYILTMARVSEHAGYMANYYRWFGTPEAPFGWYYDLLALWAHVSTASVWLRLPTLLMALACWWVISREVIPRLGHAVKQSRAAAWTAAGLFLAFWLPLNNGLRPEPIIALGILLTWCSVERGVATNRMLPVAIAIIIGALTLFSGPTGIAAVGALLVAVGPLKTIVARHTSRFGHLALLAPILAACTVTIILIFRDQTLVGEIQASSFKSTVGPSLAWFDEHIRYERLFTTSPDGSVARRFGVLTLLLALAVSVAMSLRKGRVPGTAAGPSRRIIGITIISFFAMMFTPTKWTHHFGVFAGLAGSLGALAAVAVTAAAMKSRRNRAMFGAAVLFVTALSFATVNGWWYVSNFGVPWSNSFPQWHFGFTTILLGFSVLALLLAAWFHFTGRDESPDGPPGRWQRLAQAPLAIATWVLVMFEVVSLTLAMTDQYPAWSVGRSNLEALTGKTCGLASDVMVEENTNAGALTPVDQPSGQALGAVTSQGFTPNGIPSDVSADPVMEQPGSTNFADTESGTTTASEGGTEGGTTAAAGVNGSRARLPFGLNPATTPVLGSWRAGTQVPSSLRSAWYRLPNRDTAGPLLVVSAAGRFNAGEVVVQWATDEQAAADRPGGSVGFADVGSAPAWRNLRAPMAAIPRDATQIRLVATDDDLAPQHWIAVTPPRIPTLRTLQDVVGSTDPVMLDWLVGLAFPCQRPFGHQYGVIEVPKWRILPDRFGAEANSPVMDYLGGGPLGITELMFRAATVPTYLKGDWFRDWGSLQRLTPWYTDAVPARLDLGAATRSGWWSPAPLRHS
- a CDS encoding galactan 5-O-arabinofuranosyltransferase, which translates into the protein MRAGSRPRTRGGLTAPAGVIGQMVVAVLIASVVAGVSITAIARVQWPAYNTSNQLHALTTVGQFGCLAGIFASGLIWRRGRRTLARLAALIFLSAFSVVTLAMPLGATKLYLFGVSVDQQFRTEYLTRLTDSPGLHDMTYFGLPPYYPAGWFWMGGRIAAGTGAPAWEMFKPWAISSITIAAALALVLWAAMVRFEYALIVTTASTAAMLAYSTTEPYAAIITVLLPPVLVLAWSGLRGRSRNGGWAAIIGTGIFLGVAALFYTLLFVYCAFTLAIMGMLLAAARRHWDPLLRLVVIAAISGLIALISWAPYLLAAAKGHPADKGTAQHYLPDAGAQLTFPMLSFTLLGALCMVGTLWLVVRARTSTRAAALAFGVLAIYAWSLLSMLTTLVGTTLLSFRLQSMLTVLLTTAGAFGFIEATLAIARRYQPETRRRIIAVAATIGTIGGLTFSQDIPDVLRPDINVAYTDTDGTGVRADRRPPGAEQYYRAVDAKILEVTGVPRNQTVVLTADYSFLSYYPYYGFQGLTSHYANPLAQFKERAGTIEGWGTLSTADQFIKALDELPWKAPTVFLMRRGAGDTYTLRLASDVYPNQPNVRRYHVELNSALFHDPRFDLSDVGPFVLAIRKPDQKATPDGR